In Equus caballus isolate H_3958 breed thoroughbred chromosome 7, TB-T2T, whole genome shotgun sequence, one DNA window encodes the following:
- the HSPB2 gene encoding heat shock protein beta-2 isoform X1 — protein sequence MRQLEGSRCVAGAAPRTRTADESAAMSGRSVPHAHPATAEYEFANPSRLGEQRFGEGLLPEEILTPTLYHGYYVRPRAAQAGEGSRAGASELRLSEGKFQAFLDVSHFTPDEVTVRTVDNLLEVSARHPQRLDRHGFVSREFCRTYVLPADVDPWRVRAALSHDGILNLEAPRGGRHLDTEVNEVYISLLPAPPDPEEEEEGATVEP from the exons GCAGCTGGAGGGGTCCCGCTGCGTCGCTGGGGCTGCACCTCGGACTAGGACCGCCGACGAGTCTGCAGCCATGTCGGGCCGCTCAGTGCCACATGCCCACCCGGCCACCGCCGAGTACGAATTTGCCAACCCGAGCCGCCTGGGTGAGCAGCGCTTCGGAGAAG gCCTCCTGCCAGAAGAAATCCTGACCCCCACCCTCTACCATGGCTACTATGTCCGACCTCGGGCTGCCCAAgctggggagggcagcagggcaggggcTTCTGAGCTCAGGCTCAGTGAGGGCAAGTTCCAGGCATTTCTGGATGTGAGCCACTTTACCCCAGATGAGGTGACTGTGAGGACTGTGGACAACCTGCTGGAGGTGTCTGCCCGGCACCCCCAGCGCCTGGACCGCCACGGCTTCGTGTCCCGAGAGTTCTGCCGCACCTATGTCCTGCCTGCTGATGTCGACCCCTGGCGGGTCCGCGCTGCTCTCTCGCATGATGGCATCCTTAACCTGGAGGCACCTCGGGGTGGCCGACATTTGGACACAGAGGTCAATGAGGTCTACATCTCCCTGCTCCCTGCGCCTCCTGatccagaggaagaggaagagggagccaCAGTTGAGCCCTGA
- the HSPB2 gene encoding heat shock protein beta-2 isoform X2, with amino-acid sequence MSGRSVPHAHPATAEYEFANPSRLGEQRFGEGLLPEEILTPTLYHGYYVRPRAAQAGEGSRAGASELRLSEGKFQAFLDVSHFTPDEVTVRTVDNLLEVSARHPQRLDRHGFVSREFCRTYVLPADVDPWRVRAALSHDGILNLEAPRGGRHLDTEVNEVYISLLPAPPDPEEEEEGATVEP; translated from the exons ATGTCGGGCCGCTCAGTGCCACATGCCCACCCGGCCACCGCCGAGTACGAATTTGCCAACCCGAGCCGCCTGGGTGAGCAGCGCTTCGGAGAAG gCCTCCTGCCAGAAGAAATCCTGACCCCCACCCTCTACCATGGCTACTATGTCCGACCTCGGGCTGCCCAAgctggggagggcagcagggcaggggcTTCTGAGCTCAGGCTCAGTGAGGGCAAGTTCCAGGCATTTCTGGATGTGAGCCACTTTACCCCAGATGAGGTGACTGTGAGGACTGTGGACAACCTGCTGGAGGTGTCTGCCCGGCACCCCCAGCGCCTGGACCGCCACGGCTTCGTGTCCCGAGAGTTCTGCCGCACCTATGTCCTGCCTGCTGATGTCGACCCCTGGCGGGTCCGCGCTGCTCTCTCGCATGATGGCATCCTTAACCTGGAGGCACCTCGGGGTGGCCGACATTTGGACACAGAGGTCAATGAGGTCTACATCTCCCTGCTCCCTGCGCCTCCTGatccagaggaagaggaagagggagccaCAGTTGAGCCCTGA